From the Deltaproteobacteria bacterium genome, one window contains:
- a CDS encoding biopolymer transporter ExbD — MSMTPLGGDDNSDIVAEINITPLTDIFLVLLIIFMITSSAMIESGGKVNLPKAVATRSESRGTTVTLTPKHEIFVNQKKVSEDSLEKTLQEALNGNADKTVILRGDRDVLLGDTVKVMSIIKRAGATEIAIAAEAETKAR; from the coding sequence ATGTCGATGACACCCTTGGGCGGCGACGACAACTCGGACATCGTCGCGGAAATTAACATCACGCCCCTGACCGATATTTTTCTCGTGCTGCTGATCATTTTCATGATCACCAGCTCGGCGATGATCGAGTCGGGCGGCAAAGTGAATCTGCCCAAAGCGGTCGCCACTCGCTCGGAGTCGCGCGGCACCACGGTGACGCTCACGCCCAAGCACGAGATCTTCGTCAATCAGAAAAAAGTCAGCGAAGATAGTTTGGAAAAAACTCTCCAAGAGGCGCTCAATGGCAACGCCGATAAGACGGTGATTCTGCGCGGCGACCGCGATGTCTTGTTGGGCGACACCGTCAAAGTCATGTCGATCATCAAGCGTGCCGGAGCGACAGAAATCGCCATCGCCGCCGAAGCTGAAACCAAGGCCCGATAA